Proteins encoded by one window of Rathayibacter sp. VKM Ac-2760:
- a CDS encoding recombinase family protein has protein sequence MRLLGYTRVSTSGQDAQLQVDALLAAGVQKRDVFADVTSGSKTAIERRGMKELLEYAEEGDTVVVWRVDRLGRSLIDVLNTVNLLRERGVHVRSISDGIDPSTSTGRLMLNMLATLAEYERELIVERVNAGIAAARASGTRFGRPLSDPAVVADKLAIAADARARGRTAEDAARLVGWSRASLYRHQADAARRAAAKEQAASG, from the coding sequence GTGAGGCTTCTCGGATATACGCGTGTGAGTACGTCGGGTCAGGACGCGCAGTTGCAGGTCGATGCGCTCTTGGCGGCCGGCGTGCAGAAGCGCGACGTGTTCGCGGACGTGACGTCCGGCAGTAAGACTGCGATCGAGCGGCGCGGGATGAAAGAGCTGCTCGAGTACGCCGAAGAGGGCGACACTGTCGTCGTCTGGCGAGTGGACCGTCTCGGCCGGTCACTGATCGACGTCTTGAACACGGTGAACCTACTGCGTGAGCGCGGGGTGCACGTCCGATCGATCTCCGATGGGATCGACCCGTCGACGTCGACGGGCCGGCTGATGCTGAACATGCTCGCCACACTCGCTGAGTACGAGCGGGAGCTCATCGTCGAGCGGGTCAATGCCGGGATCGCCGCGGCTCGTGCGAGCGGAACGCGCTTCGGCCGTCCTCTGTCGGATCCTGCAGTGGTCGCGGACAAGCTCGCGATCGCCGCGGACGCGCGTGCGCGTGGGCGCACTGCTGAGGATGCTGCTCGTCTGGTCGGGTGGAGTCGTGCGTCGCTCTATCGCCATCAGGCGGATGCCGCTCGTCGCGCAGCTGCGAAAGAGCAGGCAGCGTCTGGGTAG
- a CDS encoding DUF1905 domain-containing protein: MSTSPGPLDKTFTAPIGVMVKGDLWSCVEVPGSVELFGTGKSVKVIATVDGEPVTAGLMPTGVGGHMLSISAKLRKKLGKDVGDPVTVHLTERLT; encoded by the coding sequence ATGAGCACGAGCCCTGGTCCGCTGGACAAGACCTTCACTGCGCCCATCGGCGTCATGGTGAAGGGTGACCTCTGGTCCTGTGTGGAAGTGCCCGGCTCGGTCGAGCTGTTCGGCACGGGAAAGTCGGTGAAGGTCATTGCAACCGTCGACGGCGAGCCGGTGACCGCTGGGCTGATGCCGACCGGCGTCGGCGGGCACATGCTCTCCATCAGCGCAAAGCTGCGGAAGAAGCTCGGCAAGGACGTCGGAGATCCGGTCACCGTGCATCTGACCGAAAGACTGACCTGA
- a CDS encoding DUF6283 family protein — protein MTDQLPREAPIVPRSTPCASCPYRVNVPSGIWDADEYAKLSRYDADVPDQPTAVFLCHLDEGCACAGWLGHANPANLLAVRLGVLRHRLDPACLTYASDVSLFPSGEAAAEHGRRDITHPSSQAAAAIDKLERLRHLTSTDHDPAIQ, from the coding sequence ATGACCGACCAACTCCCGCGCGAGGCCCCGATCGTCCCGCGCTCCACTCCCTGCGCTTCGTGCCCCTATCGCGTCAACGTGCCCTCTGGGATCTGGGACGCCGACGAGTACGCGAAGCTCTCTCGATACGACGCCGACGTCCCCGACCAGCCGACCGCGGTGTTTCTCTGCCACCTCGACGAGGGATGCGCCTGCGCTGGGTGGCTCGGCCACGCGAACCCCGCGAATCTACTCGCCGTGCGCCTCGGTGTCCTCCGTCACCGCCTCGACCCGGCCTGCCTCACCTACGCGAGCGACGTGTCGCTGTTCCCCAGCGGCGAGGCCGCGGCTGAACACGGTCGACGCGACATCACCCACCCCAGCTCCCAAGCGGCCGCAGCGATCGACAAGCTCGAGCGCCTCCGACACCTCACCAGCACAGATCACGATCCAGCGATCCAGTAA
- a CDS encoding ATP-binding protein: MRLRTLRVENFRGIKQANLDLSASFIALVGSGDSTKTTILDAIGLVLTPRYNVTFTDADFYNNETNSSIVIEAVVVDLPDALVDERAHGKNRSGIYPDNTLTHDPVDEADVEECLIIRLTVNADLEPVWEVVRPSEQVGERMTASERARLGYFRVGEGSGQNLRWGRGSALTTMTQSQSGASHALTAAQRQAREAVRALTGTPLHDAASIAQTESRKLGAATFSDLRPGLDPAFGAGSAALMLHDGDIPLSQFGLGSRRLLSLSIQENALAGRSMVSIDELESGLDPHRLANLIRHLLRQTEAEQIQVIFTTHSPLVVEALTSQQLFVVRSTNGMTTVTAVPKDLVDADAETVQGIVRAAPSALLARRVVVGEGATEVGFLRSILIALDRERLATANTTSVITGTTVTNGGGDSQAPDRARAFADLEYRTLLVLDADVTSNADRVAEAARAGVTVVQWDQPHALEETIFFAVPDEAVVELVMLVIDDRGIESVADAVSARVGTKLPHEDPETWAKMAGDGYRAALGAAAKKIGWFKREDHGMRLGEVVWTHRDKLPEGELRIGLRRVTEFVYADD, from the coding sequence GTGCGTCTAAGAACGCTTCGCGTTGAAAACTTCCGCGGGATCAAGCAAGCAAACCTCGACTTGAGCGCCTCGTTCATTGCTCTTGTGGGCTCGGGTGACAGCACAAAGACGACAATCCTTGATGCGATCGGCCTCGTCCTGACCCCGCGCTATAACGTGACGTTTACTGATGCGGACTTTTATAACAACGAAACAAATTCTTCTATTGTCATCGAAGCGGTCGTCGTCGACCTACCCGACGCGCTCGTAGACGAGCGCGCTCACGGCAAGAACCGCAGTGGAATTTATCCCGATAACACCCTGACGCACGATCCAGTAGATGAAGCCGATGTCGAAGAGTGCCTAATCATTCGACTTACCGTCAACGCGGATCTTGAGCCAGTATGGGAAGTCGTCCGACCAAGTGAGCAAGTAGGTGAGCGTATGACCGCTTCCGAACGTGCTCGACTCGGCTACTTTCGCGTTGGTGAAGGTTCGGGTCAGAACCTCAGATGGGGACGCGGTTCGGCACTAACAACAATGACCCAGTCTCAGTCAGGCGCGTCACATGCACTCACCGCGGCGCAACGGCAGGCGCGCGAGGCTGTCCGAGCACTTACAGGAACACCCCTACACGACGCGGCGAGCATTGCACAAACGGAATCGCGAAAGCTCGGCGCTGCGACATTTAGCGATCTCCGCCCCGGCCTTGATCCCGCCTTTGGTGCCGGCAGCGCGGCTCTCATGCTCCACGATGGCGACATACCATTGTCTCAATTCGGCCTGGGCTCACGCCGACTTCTTAGCCTGTCCATTCAAGAGAATGCCTTGGCCGGACGGTCGATGGTATCCATTGATGAACTTGAGAGCGGACTTGATCCACATCGTCTCGCAAATCTAATTCGCCATCTGCTTCGCCAAACCGAAGCCGAGCAGATTCAAGTAATATTCACGACCCATTCGCCACTGGTTGTCGAAGCACTGACCTCGCAACAACTTTTCGTTGTACGGTCAACAAATGGCATGACAACCGTCACCGCCGTACCGAAAGATCTCGTAGACGCTGACGCTGAAACAGTTCAAGGCATCGTCCGCGCCGCGCCATCCGCACTCCTTGCCCGTCGAGTCGTAGTCGGGGAAGGGGCAACTGAGGTTGGCTTCCTTCGCTCGATCTTAATCGCCCTCGACCGAGAACGGCTCGCGACGGCAAATACAACATCGGTTATAACTGGAACGACGGTGACGAATGGAGGCGGAGATTCACAGGCTCCCGATCGCGCCCGAGCATTTGCCGACCTCGAGTACCGAACGTTGCTGGTCCTCGACGCAGATGTCACATCCAATGCGGACCGAGTTGCAGAAGCAGCTCGCGCGGGGGTAACTGTGGTCCAGTGGGATCAGCCTCACGCGCTCGAGGAGACTATATTCTTTGCCGTTCCGGATGAGGCTGTTGTTGAACTGGTTATGCTCGTCATAGACGATCGAGGAATCGAATCAGTCGCTGATGCCGTGAGCGCTCGAGTTGGCACGAAGCTCCCGCATGAAGATCCGGAAACATGGGCGAAAATGGCAGGCGATGGCTATCGCGCCGCGCTGGGAGCAGCGGCGAAGAAGATCGGCTGGTTCAAGCGCGAGGATCACGGGATGCGGCTGGGCGAGGTCGTGTGGACGCACCGAGACAAGCTCCCAGAAGGGGAGCTTCGAATAGGTTTAAGGCGCGTTACTGAGTTTGTGTACGCTGATGACTGA
- a CDS encoding ParB/RepB/Spo0J family partition protein encodes MTITTGTGTVQHIDPTTLVIEANVRTSAPVTKDFIASIRENGVITPVLARRDEHGNVIVRTGQRRTLAAREAGVATIPVYVVEGDETTADRIVQQIIENDQRAELSVADRTAAWAQLAFEGVTAAAIAKRTGTKTDAVKKGLAVAESATVTSVLHEHELTLDQAAVLLEFEDDADARATLIEVATHDPAQFEHTAQTLRDEAAHQALLAATAAEYTGNGFQILTRSDAYGDQATWTPVRQLRGEDGKSVTPEQVAAAPGRGVLIDTSWRGEVEVTLLVQDPTAAGFTYAYGAPEQPQTEEEAEEERAEKSAERKVLIANNKAWNAAEKVRREWIATFLARKTLPKDADRVIALGLTTHRFAVSSGMTGGSDLAHTLLRIERPSGYRADALAALVEAKPAKARLVALAVVLGGQEAHTSKESWRRGDERTAEHFRQLAAWGYALSPVEQVVTGDSTPADAAGLS; translated from the coding sequence GTGACTATCACCACCGGAACCGGGACCGTTCAGCACATCGACCCGACCACCCTCGTGATCGAGGCGAACGTGCGCACCAGCGCTCCCGTGACGAAGGACTTCATCGCGTCGATCCGCGAGAACGGGGTCATCACCCCTGTTCTCGCCCGCCGCGACGAGCACGGCAACGTCATCGTCCGCACGGGACAGCGCCGCACCCTCGCCGCCCGCGAGGCCGGGGTCGCCACCATTCCCGTCTACGTCGTGGAGGGCGACGAGACGACCGCGGACCGGATCGTTCAGCAGATCATCGAGAACGACCAGCGCGCCGAACTCTCGGTCGCGGACCGCACCGCCGCGTGGGCGCAGCTCGCGTTCGAGGGCGTCACCGCCGCAGCGATCGCCAAGCGCACCGGCACCAAGACAGACGCGGTGAAGAAGGGCCTCGCGGTCGCGGAGTCCGCGACCGTCACGTCCGTTCTGCACGAGCACGAGCTGACCCTGGACCAGGCGGCGGTGCTGTTGGAGTTCGAGGACGACGCCGACGCCCGCGCAACCCTGATCGAGGTCGCCACCCACGACCCCGCCCAGTTCGAGCACACCGCGCAGACCCTCCGCGACGAGGCCGCGCACCAGGCGCTCCTCGCAGCGACCGCCGCCGAGTACACCGGCAACGGCTTCCAGATCCTCACCCGCTCCGACGCCTACGGCGACCAGGCGACGTGGACGCCGGTGCGGCAGCTGCGCGGCGAGGACGGGAAGAGCGTCACTCCCGAGCAGGTCGCCGCCGCTCCCGGCCGCGGAGTGCTCATCGACACCAGCTGGCGCGGCGAGGTCGAGGTCACCCTCCTCGTCCAGGACCCCACCGCCGCCGGATTCACCTACGCCTACGGCGCCCCCGAGCAGCCGCAGACCGAGGAGGAAGCCGAGGAGGAGCGCGCCGAGAAGTCCGCGGAGCGGAAGGTGCTCATCGCCAACAACAAGGCGTGGAACGCGGCCGAGAAGGTGCGCCGCGAGTGGATCGCGACGTTCCTCGCCCGCAAGACCCTCCCCAAGGACGCGGATCGCGTCATCGCTCTCGGCCTCACCACCCACCGGTTCGCGGTGTCCTCCGGGATGACGGGCGGCAGCGACCTCGCCCACACGCTGCTGCGCATCGAGCGCCCCTCCGGCTACCGCGCCGACGCCCTCGCAGCGCTGGTCGAGGCGAAGCCCGCGAAGGCCCGCCTGGTCGCTCTGGCCGTCGTCCTCGGAGGCCAGGAAGCACACACGAGCAAGGAATCCTGGCGCCGTGGCGACGAGCGCACTGCCGAGCACTTCCGCCAGCTCGCGGCCTGGGGATACGCGCTCTCCCCGGTCGAGCAGGTCGTCACCGGCGACAGCACCCCCGCCGACGCCGCAGGGCTCAGCTAG
- a CDS encoding maleylpyruvate isomerase family mycothiol-dependent enzyme, whose amino-acid sequence MERNAVWQSIDVERAALVDDLSQVEESRWSTSSLCVGLTVREVLAHLTVSGVVSGPRWFDGVVRARFDFDKQVDDRLREQLGASSSETLSRFRATIGSRTSPPLPRLALLGEMVVHGEDIRRPLGLARDYPKQTLSSVLRYYAGTDQVVIAKKRVRGLRLEAVDTGITLGEGEVVRGSTLALIMAMTGRGAYCTELTGAGVAELSARSS is encoded by the coding sequence GTGGAACGGAACGCTGTCTGGCAGAGCATCGACGTTGAGCGGGCTGCTCTCGTTGACGACCTCTCGCAGGTGGAGGAGTCGCGGTGGTCGACGTCTTCGCTGTGCGTCGGTTTGACGGTTCGTGAGGTGCTCGCGCACCTCACGGTCAGCGGAGTCGTATCAGGGCCGCGCTGGTTCGACGGCGTCGTGCGTGCGCGATTCGACTTCGACAAGCAAGTGGACGATCGTCTGCGCGAGCAGCTCGGCGCGTCCTCTTCCGAGACGCTGAGTCGGTTCCGAGCGACGATCGGCAGCCGTACCTCGCCGCCCCTCCCGCGCCTGGCGCTGCTGGGCGAGATGGTCGTCCACGGCGAGGACATCCGCCGGCCGCTCGGCCTGGCCCGGGACTACCCGAAGCAGACCTTGAGCTCGGTGCTCCGCTACTACGCGGGCACCGACCAAGTGGTCATCGCCAAGAAGCGGGTTCGCGGCCTGCGACTGGAAGCCGTCGACACCGGCATCACTCTCGGGGAAGGTGAAGTCGTGCGCGGCAGCACCCTCGCGCTGATCATGGCGATGACCGGACGCGGCGCCTACTGCACCGAGCTCACCGGAGCTGGCGTCGCCGAACTGTCCGCGCGATCGAGCTGA
- a CDS encoding UvrD-helicase domain-containing protein: MTDDKISQILTSLPCSIELPAGTGKTELIGRLVERHALNGNRSLVLTHTHAGVDVIRRRLKRFGVPVQAVTVRTIDSWSFDLISKMPQLSGISVGDEPDWKLSQAYHNAARRAVQTPAIVRMLRASYNLLLVDEYQDCQLWQHELIAAFSATVPTCVLGDRMQGLFFFGTAQPVDWDSEVLPHFPGMPIDIQAWRWKGRNEELGEWLLGARSALLDGEKLDLEGAPVRLRPRSDGLAPFHESPRHPATTVAISRWPSDAALLARRLGGSFTMIEEIEGKHLRAFAEVVDSGDSSYIAAGTVQFAIDCAFGLAGVFSLKDRTSLSAGRPISSPEESEISLAVQATNGLLRDSTPAAVRLALVVIGRLPTFRLYRREAWFGVLEALRLCEATDDLSALDAVISVRTRMSRIGRRPESRIVGRPLLIKGLEFEHAVLENPAGYNAHELYVVLSRASTSLTIVTDTSSFAATRPIRVEG, from the coding sequence ATGACTGACGATAAAATTTCGCAGATATTGACGTCACTGCCCTGCTCTATTGAGCTTCCCGCAGGGACAGGCAAAACAGAACTCATTGGGCGTTTAGTCGAACGTCATGCCTTGAACGGAAATCGATCACTTGTACTCACGCACACTCATGCCGGTGTCGACGTAATTCGACGCCGCCTCAAGCGCTTCGGGGTACCTGTCCAAGCAGTGACCGTGCGCACAATTGACAGTTGGAGCTTTGACCTGATTTCAAAGATGCCGCAACTATCGGGTATCTCGGTCGGTGACGAGCCCGACTGGAAGCTATCGCAGGCGTACCATAATGCCGCGCGGAGGGCCGTTCAGACGCCCGCGATTGTTCGGATGTTGCGCGCGAGTTACAACCTGTTACTTGTCGACGAGTATCAAGATTGCCAGCTGTGGCAGCACGAGCTTATTGCCGCGTTTTCAGCAACCGTACCAACATGCGTGCTCGGTGACCGCATGCAGGGCTTGTTCTTTTTCGGTACGGCGCAACCGGTCGACTGGGACAGCGAGGTTCTACCCCATTTTCCTGGGATGCCGATCGATATACAGGCGTGGAGGTGGAAGGGCCGAAACGAAGAGCTTGGCGAGTGGCTTCTGGGTGCGCGAAGCGCGCTACTGGACGGTGAAAAACTCGACCTTGAAGGAGCGCCGGTTCGGCTAAGGCCTCGATCAGATGGGCTGGCACCGTTCCACGAATCGCCACGACACCCGGCTACCACCGTCGCGATTTCGAGGTGGCCGTCGGACGCTGCGCTACTTGCACGTCGTTTAGGTGGGTCATTCACAATGATTGAGGAAATTGAGGGTAAGCATCTGAGGGCCTTCGCGGAAGTGGTCGATTCTGGCGATAGTTCTTACATTGCGGCGGGCACGGTTCAGTTCGCGATCGACTGCGCATTCGGACTGGCGGGAGTTTTCTCCCTAAAAGACCGAACTTCCCTGAGCGCAGGAAGGCCAATTAGTAGCCCGGAAGAATCGGAGATATCGCTAGCTGTGCAGGCTACTAATGGTCTTCTTCGAGATAGCACTCCAGCAGCGGTACGTCTAGCGCTTGTTGTGATCGGAAGGCTACCGACCTTCCGCCTCTATCGGCGGGAGGCCTGGTTCGGGGTCTTAGAGGCTCTTCGCCTCTGCGAAGCAACAGATGATCTATCGGCTCTCGACGCCGTCATCAGTGTTCGCACTCGAATGAGTCGTATCGGGCGCCGCCCGGAATCTCGAATTGTCGGGCGGCCGCTGCTGATTAAAGGCTTAGAATTTGAGCATGCTGTCTTGGAGAATCCTGCGGGATATAATGCGCATGAGCTTTACGTCGTACTGAGCCGCGCCTCGACCAGCTTGACAATAGTGACCGACACAAGCAGTTTTGCCGCAACTCGGCCAATTCGTGTCGAAGGCTGA
- a CDS encoding ArdC-like ssDNA-binding domain-containing protein, translating into MTTTTKTRKPGTTKKRAPRTTPEERRELATALHESITEQVEALRDSDQWRRFLAFASSFHRYSLGNLLLILAQRPDASAVAGFKAWQAKGRQVRKGEKAIKIFGFAQRKIAADEAPEEGATTSTDEKGQKTQTYYPLLSVFAIEQTDLAEGTEDPRDIAQLLTGEHDHGVIAPLTAALETEGWTVERRPLSQGTNGYAAPEERTVVVDSSLSPEQAAKTLIHEAAHVLMGHVDDLEEYAQHRGLMETEAESVAFVVAGLVGFDTSAYSVGYVATWSDCKADTIRETAARVLTTAHRIAAILDADDDESEDGEG; encoded by the coding sequence GTGACCACCACCACGAAGACCCGCAAGCCCGGAACGACCAAGAAGCGCGCCCCGCGCACGACGCCGGAGGAACGCCGCGAGCTGGCGACGGCGCTGCACGAGAGCATCACCGAGCAGGTCGAGGCGCTGCGCGACTCCGACCAGTGGCGCCGGTTCCTCGCGTTCGCGTCCTCGTTCCACCGCTACAGCCTGGGCAATCTGCTGCTGATCCTCGCTCAGCGCCCGGACGCCTCCGCAGTCGCAGGGTTCAAGGCATGGCAGGCGAAGGGCCGCCAGGTGCGCAAGGGCGAGAAGGCGATCAAGATCTTCGGCTTCGCTCAGCGCAAGATCGCCGCCGACGAGGCGCCCGAGGAAGGCGCCACGACCAGCACCGACGAGAAGGGGCAGAAAACCCAGACGTACTACCCGCTCTTGTCCGTGTTCGCGATCGAACAGACCGACCTGGCGGAGGGCACCGAGGATCCCCGCGACATCGCGCAGCTGCTCACCGGGGAGCACGATCACGGAGTCATCGCGCCGCTGACGGCCGCTCTCGAGACCGAAGGGTGGACGGTCGAGCGCCGACCGCTCTCGCAGGGAACGAACGGGTACGCCGCCCCGGAGGAGCGCACGGTCGTCGTGGATTCCAGCCTGTCGCCTGAGCAGGCCGCGAAGACCCTGATCCACGAGGCCGCGCACGTGCTGATGGGTCACGTCGATGACCTGGAGGAGTACGCGCAGCACCGCGGGCTGATGGAGACGGAAGCCGAGTCCGTCGCGTTCGTCGTCGCTGGGCTCGTGGGTTTCGACACCAGCGCTTACAGCGTCGGCTACGTCGCGACGTGGAGCGACTGCAAGGCCGACACGATCCGCGAGACGGCCGCGCGGGTACTGACCACCGCGCACCGCATCGCCGCGATCCTCGACGCCGACGACGACGAGAGCGAGGACGGCGAGGGCTGA
- a CDS encoding sigma-70 region 4 domain-containing protein gives MDEELPAPEQDDPEAAGRCTALAADAQRVLERMPALQRRCWELRQLHELSYDEIALDLDTTPTAVRGMLSRARLLMASELAHWR, from the coding sequence TTGGACGAGGAACTGCCGGCGCCCGAGCAAGACGACCCCGAGGCCGCGGGCCGGTGCACCGCTCTCGCGGCGGACGCGCAACGGGTACTCGAGCGGATGCCGGCCCTGCAGCGTCGCTGCTGGGAACTGCGGCAACTGCACGAGCTCAGCTACGACGAGATCGCTCTCGACCTCGACACCACCCCGACCGCCGTGCGGGGCATGCTCTCCCGCGCACGACTGTTGATGGCGAGCGAACTCGCCCACTGGCGCTGA
- a CDS encoding DUF3560 domain-containing protein — protein sequence MLTITHTPEAGTIIEGTSRGDGTAELLKATGWRWGRSIAAWYVPQSRDRLPKWSSINAAAAALRAAGHEVTVDADESFRPAAEVEGAKIERQAARIDALDAKADRRAAQADDADEAARRALRRLPEGGEPIKIGHHSENRHRAAIAKADAAFGRSVEADREAARARARADIAAGTTEARYLPRAVARRIDRLDTDVRLLTRRIEGSSHNFGGGHIETTAPATGARLDGLRAERAQLENQRDYWSAVREAQAAAGATAIHSRDTIAKGDAIEHKFGWSTVTRVNPKTVTVALDWNGGIRPYSVAYADIQGHRPAADVAANTEAPAAS from the coding sequence ATGCTCACCATCACCCACACCCCCGAAGCCGGAACGATCATCGAGGGCACCAGCCGCGGCGACGGCACCGCCGAACTTCTGAAGGCGACCGGCTGGCGCTGGGGCCGCTCCATCGCCGCCTGGTACGTCCCGCAGTCCCGCGACCGCCTCCCGAAGTGGTCGAGCATCAACGCCGCCGCGGCCGCGCTGCGCGCGGCAGGGCACGAGGTCACCGTCGACGCCGACGAGAGCTTCCGACCCGCCGCCGAGGTCGAGGGCGCGAAGATCGAGCGCCAGGCCGCCCGCATCGACGCGCTCGACGCCAAGGCCGACCGCCGCGCCGCGCAGGCAGACGACGCGGACGAGGCCGCACGCCGCGCCCTGCGCCGCCTGCCCGAGGGCGGCGAGCCGATCAAGATCGGCCACCACTCCGAGAACCGCCACCGCGCCGCGATCGCCAAGGCCGACGCCGCCTTCGGCCGCAGCGTCGAGGCCGACCGCGAGGCCGCCCGCGCCCGAGCCCGCGCCGACATCGCGGCCGGGACGACCGAGGCCCGCTACCTTCCGCGAGCGGTCGCCCGCCGCATCGACCGGCTCGACACCGACGTCAGACTCCTAACCCGCCGGATCGAGGGCAGCTCGCACAACTTCGGCGGCGGACACATCGAGACGACCGCCCCCGCTACCGGCGCGCGGCTAGACGGGCTGCGCGCTGAGCGGGCGCAGCTCGAGAACCAACGCGACTACTGGAGCGCCGTGCGCGAGGCGCAGGCCGCCGCCGGTGCGACCGCGATCCACAGCCGCGACACCATCGCCAAGGGCGACGCGATCGAGCACAAGTTCGGATGGAGCACCGTCACCCGCGTGAACCCCAAGACAGTGACCGTCGCCCTCGACTGGAACGGCGGAATCAGGCCCTACTCCGTCGCCTACGCCGACATACAGGGGCACCGCCCCGCGGCCGACGTCGCAGCCAACACGGAGGCGCCCGCGGCGAGCTGA